The Hymenobacter sp. DG01 genome has a segment encoding these proteins:
- a CDS encoding 4-alpha-glucanotransferase, producing MILRFTLPFRTAWGQRLVVCGSLPSLGHWNLNQALNLHYLPEKGLWTQEISLPDDEVGSVEYKYVLLDEADGGQHWEWGPNRTIGLNAAGGFTRIVLEDFWRAPALPENELHTAAFTKALMRRPAPTAPAPAPAGEANGVVRFQLSAPRVDSNHQLCVLGSDPALGSWDARKAVVLSDADYPTWRAEVALAHPEQTTQYKYGIWDPAEQKIIHLEAGEDRLIYGSPDRRTLRVKADDHFRYPTGNWRGAGVALPVFALRSRRGLGVGEFPDLKLLVDWAVATGLKLVQVLPINDTVATHTWVDSYPYAAISVFALHPQYLNLDAVAELRDAAARQELAQLREELNGRDFVDYEPVMNAKWKFIRQLYQQEKAAFLADPAFRAFRQEQQAWLLPYAAFSGLRDRFGTADFTQWPEEFRTPTRVAELLREDSPEFDEFGLHLFTQFHLDKQLLEAVEYARQRGVVVKGDLPIGIYRHSVDAWTQPELYHMHQQAGAPPDDFSVTGQNWRFPTYNWERMAEDGYQWWQQRMGHLARYFDALRIDHILGFFRIWEIPGHSVEGLLGHFSPALPLHRHEIEERIGWFDYARLCEPYIRWHIVQEIFHGQAQSVFDEFMEDAGYGAIRLQQHVRTQRQIEAVIESKISQDPANAEHYRWLRTSLYKLVNEVLLVPDDQQPDFYHPRITLHLSRSFRELDDQTRARLHEVYIDFFYRRHEDFWRRQGLVKLPAVRWATDMLICGEDLGMVPESVPGVMKALGILGLNIQRMPSDPSVEFGNPAVAPYLSVVSPGSHDMSTVRGWWEEDREKTQRFFEHLLGHWGQQAPLHCEPWVAREVTVQHLHSPAMWAIFPLQDLLAMDQRLRRPDPLEEQINVPANPTHFWKYRFHIPLEDLREEAGFNQEVGQLVQQSGRDRVY from the coding sequence ATGATTCTTCGCTTTACGCTACCCTTCCGCACGGCCTGGGGCCAGCGCCTGGTAGTTTGCGGTTCCCTGCCCAGCCTGGGCCACTGGAACCTCAATCAAGCTCTGAACCTGCACTACCTCCCCGAAAAAGGCCTCTGGACCCAGGAAATCAGCCTGCCCGATGATGAGGTGGGTAGCGTGGAGTATAAGTATGTGCTGCTGGACGAGGCCGACGGAGGCCAGCACTGGGAGTGGGGCCCTAACCGCACCATCGGCCTCAACGCGGCCGGCGGCTTTACCCGCATCGTGCTGGAAGACTTCTGGCGGGCCCCGGCCCTCCCCGAAAACGAGCTGCATACGGCCGCCTTCACCAAAGCCCTGATGCGCCGCCCGGCCCCGACTGCGCCGGCACCTGCCCCAGCGGGTGAGGCCAACGGCGTAGTGCGCTTTCAGCTCTCGGCCCCGCGCGTCGATTCCAACCACCAGCTATGCGTGCTCGGCTCCGACCCGGCCCTGGGCAGCTGGGATGCCCGCAAGGCCGTTGTGTTGTCCGATGCCGACTACCCCACCTGGCGCGCGGAAGTGGCCCTGGCCCACCCCGAGCAGACAACCCAGTATAAGTATGGTATCTGGGACCCGGCGGAGCAGAAAATCATTCATCTGGAAGCCGGCGAAGACCGCCTGATTTACGGCTCGCCCGACCGCCGCACCCTGCGCGTGAAGGCCGATGACCACTTCCGCTACCCCACCGGTAATTGGCGCGGGGCAGGTGTGGCCCTGCCGGTGTTTGCCCTGCGCAGCCGCCGCGGCCTGGGCGTGGGCGAGTTTCCTGATTTGAAGCTGCTTGTGGACTGGGCCGTGGCTACCGGCCTCAAGCTGGTGCAAGTGCTGCCCATCAACGACACTGTGGCTACCCACACCTGGGTGGACAGCTACCCCTACGCCGCCATTTCGGTGTTTGCCCTGCACCCGCAGTATCTCAACCTCGATGCCGTGGCTGAGTTGCGCGATGCCGCCGCCCGCCAGGAGCTGGCGCAGCTGCGCGAGGAGCTGAATGGTCGGGATTTCGTGGATTACGAGCCGGTCATGAACGCCAAGTGGAAGTTTATCCGGCAGCTGTATCAGCAGGAGAAAGCCGCCTTCCTGGCCGACCCGGCCTTCCGGGCCTTCCGCCAAGAGCAGCAGGCCTGGCTCCTGCCCTACGCCGCCTTCTCCGGCCTGCGCGACCGGTTTGGCACGGCCGATTTTACCCAGTGGCCCGAGGAGTTCCGCACCCCGACCCGGGTAGCCGAGCTGCTGCGCGAAGACAGCCCGGAGTTTGATGAGTTCGGCCTGCACCTGTTCACGCAGTTCCACCTCGATAAGCAGCTGCTGGAGGCCGTAGAGTACGCCCGGCAGCGGGGGGTAGTGGTGAAAGGCGACCTGCCCATCGGCATCTACCGCCACTCCGTGGATGCCTGGACCCAGCCCGAGCTCTACCATATGCACCAGCAAGCCGGCGCCCCGCCCGACGATTTCTCGGTAACGGGCCAGAACTGGCGCTTCCCTACTTACAATTGGGAGCGGATGGCTGAGGACGGCTACCAGTGGTGGCAGCAGCGGATGGGCCACTTGGCCCGCTACTTCGATGCTCTCCGCATCGACCACATCCTGGGCTTCTTTCGTATCTGGGAAATTCCAGGCCACTCGGTGGAGGGTCTGCTCGGCCACTTCTCCCCGGCCCTACCCCTGCACCGCCACGAAATCGAGGAGCGCATCGGCTGGTTTGACTACGCTCGCCTCTGCGAGCCCTACATCCGCTGGCACATCGTGCAGGAAATTTTCCACGGCCAGGCCCAATCTGTGTTCGATGAGTTTATGGAGGACGCTGGCTACGGGGCTATCCGCCTGCAGCAGCACGTCCGGACCCAGCGCCAGATTGAGGCAGTTATCGAGTCGAAGATCAGCCAGGACCCGGCCAATGCCGAACACTACCGCTGGCTGCGCACGAGCTTATACAAGCTGGTGAACGAAGTGCTGCTGGTACCCGACGACCAGCAGCCCGACTTCTACCACCCGCGCATTACCCTGCACCTGAGCCGCTCGTTCCGGGAGCTTGACGACCAGACGCGTGCCCGCCTGCACGAGGTTTATATCGACTTCTTCTACCGCCGCCACGAGGACTTCTGGCGGCGGCAGGGCCTAGTTAAGCTGCCGGCCGTGCGCTGGGCCACCGACATGCTGATCTGCGGCGAAGACCTGGGCATGGTGCCCGAATCGGTGCCGGGCGTAATGAAGGCCCTGGGGATTCTGGGCCTGAACATCCAGCGCATGCCTTCTGACCCCAGCGTGGAGTTTGGCAACCCGGCCGTAGCCCCCTACCTCTCCGTAGTCAGCCCCGGCTCGCACGACATGAGCACGGTACGCGGCTGGTGGGAAGAGGACCGCGAGAAAACCCAGCGCTTCTTCGAGCATCTGCTGGGCCACTGGGGCCAGCAGGCGCCCCTGCACTGTGAGCCCTGGGTAGCCCGCGAGGTAACGGTGCAGCACCTGCATTCCCCCGCCATGTGGGCCATCTTCCCCCTCCAGGACCTGCTGGCCATGGACCAGCGCCTGCGCCGCCCCGACCCGTTGGAGGAGCAAATCAACGTGCCCGCCAACCCCACCCACTTCTGGAAGTACCGCTTCCACATCCCCCTGGAAGACCTGCGCGAGGAAGCCGGCTTCAACCAGGAAGTAGGCCAGCTAGTGCAGCAAAGCGGCCGGGACCGGGTGTATTAG
- a CDS encoding carboxypeptidase regulatory-like domain-containing protein, whose translation MLLTCFFRYRAAACLFALASWGVLPGGGLPLAAAQTVSATTPRLVQFTGAVFSEAGQPLPGATVSVVGKPTQLATTNAEGFFLLPLPAGVPVRFLVAYPGHLPQQVELRAPEAEKNLVVTLQQQQAEPTKTSRKRSKGRRG comes from the coding sequence TTGCTTCTGACCTGTTTCTTTCGGTACCGGGCTGCTGCCTGCCTGTTTGCCCTGGCAAGCTGGGGGGTACTGCCGGGTGGGGGCCTACCCTTGGCCGCGGCCCAAACCGTTTCGGCCACCACACCGCGCCTTGTGCAGTTCACCGGGGCCGTGTTCAGCGAGGCAGGGCAGCCTTTGCCCGGCGCTACCGTCTCGGTGGTAGGCAAACCCACCCAGCTGGCCACTACCAACGCCGAGGGCTTTTTTCTGCTGCCCCTGCCGGCGGGCGTGCCGGTCCGGTTTCTGGTTGCCTACCCCGGCCACCTGCCCCAGCAGGTAGAGCTGCGGGCACCCGAGGCTGAGAAGAACCTGGTGGTTACCCTGCAGCAACAGCAGGCCGAGCCAACCAAAACGAGCCGGAAGCGGAGCAAAGGTCGGCGGGGCTGA
- a CDS encoding T9SS type A sorting domain-containing protein: protein MKTHLRLAVLLLAWLMLGWGQAKAEGSKNLTPGTNTDGLTTATNDRAGFLVHNSDSLSGGVDISYGFLKPASWVSPAGAPFKADYRMFIRLKPGEKLSYGVRRADPVLAGYTYKDLILTLRYGVGDGTIVQQTTLARNSTTTNTYQLRSGQAGVIDTYAQAAAGPSPAAGGYIPLIYTNNTGSTQDFFVEFTQVGEYTSQGTQGSFNDLKTPSTTFGNGTTNNKLYSVYDIWDFTVTGTDNLVKNGRLFSKFWSFSTLSAANLLSSKFTLYPLVESRSNPNTYYIKAIDLAGLRPYAFFFVTNEFGSTANATRNTIAERRKSQNGNKAYLQYPSFVNDPDPSIWPSTTVPTVSITPQPYCRSGNTEVAFTTTSSETGRFDITITYSGNTRTLTTDVIGGSSATIIWDGLVNNVRVPAGQPITYSFTNRGAAVNFPLYDAENNEGGFSVRNVRPSSAGTDVLYWDDTNIAALNTSSLNGTVSPAHAWGNNTTSTPGNAVTVNTWTYGFVSAANNLTYTTIYVCDNDGDGVTDDTDIDDDNDGILDVVESFSGTTSVDPSAFADANSPVRYLDVDYVHPIFGAFRDLNNNGVNDIFDTDGDGIPNHFDLDSDNDGLTDSFEAGLTSLIWTNDATATQSSGYSTAQGRFINSITNGTTSVGTIANSVGANGLPNAVENRGTGGTANARVGGTEVNTVRYTLPDNDQEAFTANGQTARNYNFLDLDSDNDGITDEMEALPSVTYNTRKNQANFNTDSDRDGIRDAYDGNVSGGNSITLRADTDGDSTPDMFDLDSDNDNATRTTRPIYAQTSDWSEGFDLNGSGAAGDDIVALARQFALNNPEKSAYYPVTTNGSGYGATTLSQFLQDANSNGIPNFLDITSPYYHDDNFNGLVDIYDPAYSGSASTGPGYLNATTDAFFRRNTAAAPLPVTLVSFKAQTNGQDARLLWNTSQELNNDRFVVERSLDGTTFQKVGEVKGQGTTTSAHDYSFVDAKAANQARGTMYYRLRQVDFDGSSILSDVQTVRFTSATDVTVYPNPAAATITTFLNLTALSSGTYQVKITDLAGRTVRILSQQGSTTQSIRLDNLPKGTYLLTIQGNGQTFTKRLIKE, encoded by the coding sequence ATGAAAACACACTTACGATTAGCAGTCTTGCTGTTAGCGTGGCTGATGCTCGGTTGGGGCCAAGCAAAGGCTGAAGGTTCTAAAAATCTAACACCTGGCACCAATACAGACGGCCTCACTACCGCTACCAATGACCGAGCCGGCTTTCTTGTTCACAATTCTGATTCCCTTTCAGGAGGGGTAGATATTTCCTACGGCTTTCTCAAACCTGCTAGTTGGGTAAGCCCAGCGGGTGCTCCTTTCAAGGCTGATTACCGTATGTTCATACGCTTGAAGCCTGGAGAGAAGTTGTCGTATGGTGTACGGCGGGCTGATCCGGTACTTGCTGGATACACGTATAAAGATTTAATACTTACGCTCCGCTATGGCGTAGGCGATGGTACTATTGTGCAGCAAACTACCCTTGCTCGCAATAGTACCACCACGAATACGTATCAACTACGGTCAGGTCAAGCAGGGGTGATTGATACATATGCGCAAGCGGCGGCGGGCCCAAGTCCTGCTGCCGGTGGATATATCCCACTGATTTACACGAACAACACAGGCTCCACCCAGGACTTCTTCGTTGAATTCACTCAGGTAGGTGAATATACGAGCCAAGGCACTCAAGGTAGTTTTAATGACCTAAAAACTCCTAGTACCACGTTCGGCAACGGAACGACCAATAACAAGTTGTACAGTGTATACGACATATGGGACTTTACCGTAACGGGCACCGATAATCTGGTGAAAAATGGCCGCTTATTCAGCAAGTTCTGGTCGTTTTCTACGTTGTCTGCCGCTAACCTGCTTTCCAGCAAATTCACGCTGTACCCACTTGTGGAAAGCCGCAGCAACCCTAACACGTACTATATAAAAGCCATCGATTTGGCAGGGCTCCGTCCTTATGCCTTCTTTTTCGTTACCAATGAGTTCGGCTCTACAGCCAATGCAACCCGTAATACCATAGCGGAGCGGCGTAAAAGCCAGAATGGCAATAAGGCTTACTTACAGTATCCTAGCTTTGTTAACGACCCTGACCCTAGCATCTGGCCCAGCACTACTGTTCCGACAGTATCCATTACACCCCAGCCTTATTGCCGCAGTGGTAATACCGAAGTAGCTTTTACTACTACCTCTTCCGAAACTGGCCGCTTTGATATAACTATCACCTACAGTGGCAACACCCGCACGTTGACTACTGATGTAATTGGTGGTTCATCGGCGACCATCATTTGGGACGGATTAGTAAACAATGTTCGGGTACCAGCAGGCCAGCCTATCACCTACAGTTTCACCAACCGAGGGGCCGCAGTCAATTTCCCACTCTACGACGCTGAGAATAATGAAGGTGGATTTTCTGTTCGGAATGTTCGCCCTTCTTCTGCAGGAACAGATGTTTTGTACTGGGATGATACAAACATCGCAGCGCTAAACACTTCTAGTTTGAATGGTACTGTCAGCCCGGCTCATGCCTGGGGTAACAATACTACCTCCACGCCCGGCAACGCGGTAACAGTAAACACATGGACATATGGTTTCGTAAGTGCCGCTAACAACCTCACTTATACTACCATCTATGTGTGCGACAATGATGGTGATGGCGTAACCGATGATACAGATATTGACGACGATAATGATGGTATTTTGGATGTAGTCGAGTCGTTTTCAGGGACCACCAGCGTTGACCCCAGTGCATTTGCTGACGCCAACTCCCCTGTTCGCTACCTAGACGTAGATTACGTGCACCCAATCTTCGGAGCATTCCGCGACCTGAATAACAATGGGGTGAACGATATTTTCGATACAGACGGAGATGGAATCCCCAATCACTTCGACCTAGATTCTGATAATGATGGGCTAACAGACTCGTTTGAAGCGGGTTTGACCTCCCTTATTTGGACCAACGACGCTACTGCCACGCAGTCTAGCGGTTATAGCACCGCTCAAGGTCGTTTCATCAACTCCATCACTAACGGCACTACTTCTGTCGGGACAATAGCCAACTCAGTTGGTGCCAACGGACTACCTAACGCCGTAGAAAACCGTGGTACGGGAGGAACAGCTAACGCCCGAGTGGGAGGCACAGAAGTAAACACCGTGCGTTACACTCTGCCTGACAATGACCAAGAAGCTTTCACGGCCAACGGTCAGACGGCACGTAACTACAACTTCCTGGACCTAGACTCTGATAATGATGGCATTACGGATGAAATGGAGGCATTACCCTCTGTTACCTATAATACCCGTAAGAATCAGGCTAACTTCAACACTGATTCTGACAGAGACGGTATCCGTGATGCTTATGATGGTAACGTTTCGGGGGGCAACTCCATTACCCTCCGGGCTGATACCGATGGGGATAGCACGCCAGATATGTTCGATCTGGACTCTGACAACGACAACGCTACCCGCACAACTCGTCCCATTTATGCTCAAACGTCTGACTGGTCGGAAGGATTTGATTTGAATGGCAGTGGAGCTGCCGGCGATGACATCGTAGCATTGGCCCGCCAGTTTGCCCTCAATAACCCGGAGAAAAGCGCTTATTATCCGGTGACTACCAATGGCTCCGGCTACGGTGCTACCACACTCTCACAATTCCTACAGGACGCTAACAGTAACGGTATTCCGAACTTCCTCGATATCACCTCTCCGTATTATCATGACGATAACTTCAACGGCCTAGTTGATATCTATGACCCTGCCTACAGCGGTAGCGCTTCTACGGGCCCCGGCTACCTGAACGCAACAACCGATGCTTTCTTCCGTCGAAACACTGCGGCTGCCCCTCTGCCCGTAACTCTGGTAAGCTTCAAGGCTCAGACTAACGGTCAGGACGCCAGACTATTATGGAACACGAGCCAGGAACTCAACAACGACCGGTTTGTAGTGGAGCGTAGCCTGGACGGTACTACCTTCCAGAAGGTTGGCGAGGTGAAAGGCCAAGGGACTACTACATCCGCGCACGACTACAGCTTCGTGGATGCCAAGGCAGCTAATCAGGCCCGGGGCACGATGTACTACCGCTTGCGTCAAGTTGACTTTGATGGTAGCTCTATCCTCAGCGATGTGCAAACGGTGCGCTTCACGTCCGCTACCGATGTAACCGTGTACCCCAACCCAGCGGCTGCTACCATTACCACGTTCCTGAACTTGACAGCTTTGTCGAGTGGTACCTATCAGGTTAAGATAACTGACCTGGCAGGCCGCACCGTACGTATCCTCTCGCAGCAAGGCAGTACTACTCAGTCTATCCGACTCGACAACCTGCCCAAAGGCACTTACCTGCTCACCATTCAGGGCAATGGTCAAACCTTCACTAAGCGTTTGATCAAAGAGTAG